Proteins found in one Cervus canadensis isolate Bull #8, Minnesota chromosome 24, ASM1932006v1, whole genome shotgun sequence genomic segment:
- the NPPC gene encoding C-type natriuretic peptide, whose translation MHLSQLLACALLLALLSQRPSEAKPGAPPKVPRTPPGEEGTEPQAAAGGQKKGDKTPGSGGANLKDDRSRLLRDLRVDTKSRAAWARLLHEHPNARKYKGGNKKGLSKGCFGLKLDRIGSMSGLGC comes from the exons ATGCACCTCTCCCAGCTGCTGGCCTGCGCCCTGCTGCTCGCGCTACTCTCGCAGCGGCCCTCCGAAGCCAAGCCCGGAGCGCCGCCGAAG GTCCCGCGAACTCCACCCGGCGAGGAAGGGACCGAGCCCCAGGCTGCGGCCGGCGGTCAGAAGAAGGGCGACAAGACTCCCGGGAGCGGCGGCGCCAATCTCAAGGACGACCGGTCGCGACTGCTCCGGGACCTGCGCGTGGACACCAAGTCCCGGGCGGCGTGGGCCCGCCTCCTGCACGAGCACCCCAACGCGCGCAAATACAAAGGAGGCAACAAGAAGGGTTTGTCCAAGGGCTGCTTCGGCCTCAAGCTGGACAGGATCGGCTCTATGAGCGGCCTGGGATGTTAG